One genomic window of Desulfovibrio inopinatus DSM 10711 includes the following:
- a CDS encoding PilZ domain-containing protein: MELSVSTKTKERRSGYRVSPAGLMLVIHGKNKAYPIKIKDISVSGVAISTNAAALKVGIVFKCDLAQEETTVLSDLKVRVVRRAQNLVAGVFLKKDDDQERVLGQIILAEQKRLKAEKQKAQDTASKASQGKPIRLDDPWSK, encoded by the coding sequence ATGGAATTGTCTGTATCTACGAAGACAAAGGAACGTCGCTCCGGCTACCGGGTCAGCCCTGCCGGCCTTATGTTGGTCATTCATGGTAAAAACAAAGCCTACCCCATCAAAATAAAAGACATAAGTGTTTCTGGAGTGGCAATATCCACCAATGCAGCCGCTCTCAAAGTCGGCATCGTTTTCAAATGCGATCTCGCGCAAGAAGAAACAACCGTGCTTTCCGACCTGAAAGTACGCGTCGTTCGGCGTGCTCAAAATCTTGTTGCCGGAGTGTTTCTGAAAAAAGACGATGACCAAGAGCGCGTACTCGGCCAAATCATACTGGCCGAGCAAAAACGGCTCAAAGCTGAGAAGCAGAAAGCGCAGGACACTGCGAGCAAGGCAAGTCAAGGTAAACCCATTCGTCTTGACGATCCCTGGTCGAAATAA
- the pbpC gene encoding penicillin-binding protein 1C, whose protein sequence is MDKDGNVMRLFLPHDDMWRFPVELQDVSLDYIQTVLASEDRHYYQHPGINPLAIIRAAIANIKAGYVVSGGSTITMQLARLLEPKERTVWSKIIESFRALQLEATYDKQTLLERYVNLAPYGRNIVGVGAAAYFYFRKAPSSLSVAEAALLTVLPRAPTAFDPIRNPDVCKAARDRVLDQLAAHGVITVQQSVAAKSRPLPTSLAPIPFRAPHFARMVRDGAGNNGVVHTTIDAGIQTATHKVLVTELAELRRQGIENAAAVVIETETGAVRAFVGSANFFDADHAGQIDGVTMQRSPGSSLKPLLYAQAFDAGIIVPDSILLDVPTRFGFYEPRNYDGQFRGRVTAEDALIHSLNVPAVRLLSEVGLDSFYGLMRKAGISTLDKPAAFYGLPLVLGAAEARLLDVTAIYAAFARGGLYMRPRLLQNDVILPNERICSTEAAAFLTDILSQVERPDLPRSWKLSRNAVAVAWKTGTSFGHRDAWAFGYSGRYAVGVWVGSFSGKPIQGISGARQAGPLLFDVFKAIEPSGSRLPSFPGAHFGEIVVCELSRQLPGPACPETRTIRSIPGVSRFVPDTTHRRIFLDADTGWRLRGDCLAGHRVVSGVAIVNPPELTAWRLQEGLPVEPVARLAPECRHDEADAPHILSPIDMATYQYRQGVPKQYQRLAFQARPGQGAVESMLYWYVDGILIGQVEPGQTLFYDLEPGRHDLMVVDENGASNSIVFIVESRKGAG, encoded by the coding sequence ATGGATAAAGATGGGAATGTTATGCGGCTATTTTTGCCCCATGACGACATGTGGCGCTTTCCTGTGGAACTTCAAGATGTATCTCTGGATTATATACAAACGGTGTTGGCCAGTGAGGACCGTCACTACTATCAGCATCCGGGCATTAACCCGTTGGCTATTATTCGAGCTGCGATCGCTAACATAAAAGCAGGATATGTGGTCAGTGGGGGATCCACCATAACCATGCAGCTCGCGAGACTTCTCGAACCCAAAGAACGGACGGTATGGTCTAAAATAATAGAATCGTTTCGAGCGTTGCAACTGGAAGCGACGTACGACAAACAGACGCTGCTTGAGCGCTATGTCAATTTGGCTCCATACGGGAGAAACATTGTTGGTGTAGGAGCTGCCGCGTATTTTTATTTTCGCAAGGCTCCGTCTTCATTGTCTGTGGCGGAAGCCGCATTGCTGACCGTCTTGCCACGGGCGCCAACAGCATTTGATCCCATTCGCAATCCCGACGTCTGCAAAGCCGCGCGAGATCGTGTCCTTGATCAACTCGCGGCACATGGCGTTATTACTGTACAACAGTCTGTTGCCGCCAAAAGCCGTCCATTACCGACCAGTCTTGCTCCGATTCCTTTTCGTGCGCCGCATTTTGCACGCATGGTTCGCGATGGCGCTGGCAACAACGGCGTGGTGCATACAACCATTGATGCCGGCATTCAGACCGCAACCCATAAGGTGCTTGTGACTGAGCTTGCCGAACTTCGACGTCAGGGCATTGAAAATGCTGCTGCCGTGGTTATTGAAACCGAGACCGGGGCTGTGCGTGCCTTTGTCGGGTCGGCAAATTTTTTTGATGCCGACCATGCCGGTCAAATCGATGGTGTGACGATGCAACGTTCTCCCGGATCGAGTCTGAAACCACTGTTGTATGCCCAAGCATTCGACGCCGGGATCATTGTCCCCGATTCCATTTTGCTCGACGTACCGACACGGTTTGGATTTTATGAGCCCCGAAATTACGATGGTCAGTTTCGGGGACGAGTGACGGCGGAAGACGCATTAATCCATTCTCTCAATGTTCCGGCTGTTCGCTTACTGTCTGAAGTTGGACTGGATTCGTTTTATGGGCTCATGCGTAAAGCCGGGATATCAACCCTTGATAAACCTGCAGCATTTTATGGTTTACCTCTCGTGTTAGGAGCGGCTGAAGCTCGATTGCTTGATGTGACGGCGATTTATGCTGCATTTGCCCGTGGGGGACTGTATATGCGTCCACGACTTTTGCAGAACGATGTTATCTTACCCAATGAACGCATTTGTTCCACGGAGGCGGCCGCATTTTTAACCGATATTTTATCTCAAGTGGAACGACCTGACTTACCGCGGTCATGGAAACTGTCGCGAAATGCCGTTGCCGTGGCTTGGAAAACCGGGACATCCTTCGGGCACCGGGATGCATGGGCATTTGGGTATTCCGGACGATATGCCGTGGGCGTTTGGGTGGGGAGTTTTTCCGGAAAGCCGATTCAAGGTATTTCCGGGGCCAGACAGGCTGGACCGCTTCTCTTTGATGTTTTCAAAGCAATAGAGCCCTCCGGGTCTCGATTGCCAAGTTTCCCAGGTGCGCATTTTGGCGAAATTGTCGTCTGTGAATTGTCCAGACAACTGCCAGGGCCGGCATGTCCGGAAACGCGAACCATTCGTTCCATTCCTGGAGTGTCACGATTTGTTCCCGACACAACGCATAGGCGTATTTTTCTCGATGCGGACACAGGCTGGCGGTTGCGTGGCGATTGTCTTGCCGGCCATCGTGTTGTTTCCGGTGTAGCGATTGTGAATCCCCCGGAACTCACGGCCTGGCGTTTGCAAGAAGGACTACCGGTGGAACCTGTTGCGCGCCTTGCTCCAGAATGTCGTCATGACGAAGCCGATGCCCCACACATTCTTTCACCAATAGATATGGCAACGTATCAATATCGACAGGGAGTGCCCAAACAGTACCAACGTCTTGCTTTTCAAGCACGTCCCGGACAAGGCGCCGTTGAGAGCATGTTGTATTGGTATGTTGATGGGATATTGATTGGCCAAGTAGAACCGGGACAGACGCTGTTTTATGACCTTGAACCAGGGCGACATGATCTTATGGTCGTTGATGAAAATGGGGCCAGCAACAGTATTGTTTTCATTGTTGAGAGCAGAAAGGGGGCCGGTTGA
- a CDS encoding N-acetylmuramoyl-L-alanine amidase family protein has protein sequence MEQKKWKIVILGLILTAMGALVFSEPAYSQQCRVDTFRPVILVGHSNRRGGAQSARGRSEFLFNQKLAAALADGLRQAGFSKTVLVNFEGNVDSLEAKVRAAKAAQADIVLSIHHDSVQPRYLSKWTVNGKAYRYSDRFSGYSLFVSKKNPRFGASFALARKLGEQLRRRGLVPTLHHAEPIKGENRPLLDKKNGVYQYDGLVVLREADVPAVLIEAGVIVHRDEELDLLSEERQQATVEAVVEAVRAYCHGTPRNG, from the coding sequence ATGGAACAAAAAAAATGGAAAATTGTGATTCTCGGCCTGATACTGACGGCAATGGGGGCTCTTGTTTTCTCTGAACCAGCATATAGTCAACAATGTCGAGTCGATACATTCCGGCCAGTCATTTTAGTTGGGCATTCGAACCGCAGGGGAGGTGCACAAAGTGCCCGGGGCCGTTCGGAATTTTTGTTCAATCAAAAGCTTGCTGCTGCTTTGGCCGATGGATTGCGCCAGGCCGGGTTCTCGAAAACAGTCCTTGTCAATTTCGAGGGGAATGTGGATAGCCTTGAGGCCAAAGTACGTGCAGCAAAAGCGGCTCAAGCGGATATTGTTTTGTCGATACACCACGATTCCGTTCAACCACGGTATTTGTCGAAATGGACGGTAAACGGGAAAGCGTATCGCTATTCTGATCGATTTTCTGGCTACTCGCTTTTTGTATCAAAGAAAAATCCACGATTTGGCGCCTCTTTTGCGTTGGCCAGAAAGCTCGGAGAACAATTGCGTCGACGGGGACTTGTCCCAACGCTGCACCATGCCGAACCTATCAAAGGAGAGAATCGACCGTTGCTCGACAAGAAAAACGGTGTCTACCAATATGATGGTCTTGTCGTATTGCGTGAAGCTGATGTTCCGGCAGTACTTATTGAAGCTGGAGTCATTGTACACCGGGATGAAGAACTGGATTTACTCAGTGAAGAACGTCAACAAGCTACGGTGGAGGCTGTTGTGGAAGCTGTTCGGGCATATTGCCATGGTACACCGAGAAACGGTTGA
- a CDS encoding response regulator: MRSLVVDDSKSVRFFLRDTLRQYGACEAAETGVEGVKMFEDALKDNIPFNLVVMDIMLPELNGHDALKQIADLEKEYHVSGKDKAKYIMISSLKDGRNMMRAHYEEGVALYITKPIRRETLKEALINLGFVVHPVRELMDIA, translated from the coding sequence ATGCGGTCTTTAGTTGTTGATGACAGCAAGTCGGTTCGTTTTTTTCTACGAGATACCCTTCGGCAATACGGAGCATGCGAAGCCGCAGAAACGGGAGTTGAAGGCGTAAAGATGTTTGAGGATGCGTTGAAAGACAATATCCCGTTTAATCTTGTTGTTATGGATATTATGCTCCCGGAACTCAATGGTCATGACGCATTGAAACAGATTGCAGATTTAGAGAAGGAATACCATGTCTCTGGAAAAGACAAAGCAAAGTACATAATGATTTCGAGTCTTAAAGATGGCCGTAATATGATGCGTGCACATTATGAAGAAGGTGTTGCGTTATATATTACCAAACCCATTCGGCGGGAAACTTTGAAAGAAGCGCTCATTAATCTTGGATTTGTTGTTCATCCTGTACGTGAGCTTATGGATATTGCGTGA
- a CDS encoding chemotaxis protein CheD produces the protein MLKKYPGHKSVFLGVGDGGVYSTSTAIETILGSCVAVTLFCREKRIGGIFHALLPAFLDYEHDKLQVNRFRYVDSGIDTLFRRLINLGALVDKIEAKVFGGAEDLISGSLSVGRRNVATAFDVLSDKNIRVVASDVGGERGRKMIFLTSSGEVFVRYLRSREEQLALPELEPDVFASLPTKVKKHG, from the coding sequence ATGTTGAAGAAGTATCCCGGCCATAAAAGTGTCTTTCTTGGCGTGGGAGACGGGGGGGTGTATTCCACCTCGACCGCCATCGAAACAATATTAGGGTCGTGCGTCGCTGTAACACTTTTTTGTCGTGAAAAACGTATTGGCGGAATTTTTCATGCGTTGTTACCGGCCTTTCTTGACTATGAACATGACAAACTCCAAGTCAATCGTTTTCGATATGTAGACTCCGGGATTGATACGCTTTTTCGTCGGTTAATAAATCTTGGAGCGCTTGTTGATAAAATCGAAGCCAAGGTTTTCGGCGGAGCAGAGGACTTGATCAGCGGCAGTTTGAGCGTCGGGCGGCGCAATGTGGCAACGGCATTTGATGTGCTTTCAGATAAGAATATTCGTGTTGTGGCATCGGATGTCGGGGGGGAGCGCGGTCGAAAAATGATTTTTCTGACGTCGTCAGGAGAAGTCTTTGTGCGCTATCTTCGCTCGCGTGAAGAGCAACTTGCATTGCCGGAGCTGGAGCCAGACGTCTTTGCCAGTTTACCAACCAAAGTAAAAAAACATGGGTAG